The DNA region GAGAAGACTCGTCGAGAAGGGTTACCCGAGCGCCATCGTCGAGGTCAGGACCGAATCCGATGAGGCCCAGCGACTTCGCCTCGTCTTCGACATTAACGCCGGCAAACGCACGGAATTCGTGTGGAGCGGTGACGACCCCGGAAAAGACTTGCGGCGATCGATCGAGCGTGCCTGGGACGGACGCGTCCCCGAGTCGTTCCTGCTCCCCGATCTCGCCCGAAGGGCGCGGGCCGGGCTCGCGGCACGACGATACTATCTCGCGCGGGTCGACGCACGCGTCGAGGAGAGCGAGGAGTCGAGGCGCGTCGTCTTCGATGTGGCACGTGGACCCAGAGGCGAGCGGGTCGAGATCCTCTTCGAAGGAAACGAAGTACTGGAGCAGAAAACGCTGCGAACCATCCTTCCTCACCCCACCGAGCCAGCTCTCTTTCTGCTGCTCGAGCGTCGTGCGGAGCTCGAGCGGGGCATCCGACTACGCTACGCCTCCGAAGGGTACCTCGACGCCTCGATCGGGGAGCTCGCAGAATCTTACGACCCGAGGACGGGCGCGTTCCGCATCACCGTACCCGTCGAGGAGGGGGCCGCCACGAGAGTGACCGATGTCACCTTCGACGGAAGCACTGTCTTCGATGAGGCGAAGCTCGGCGCGGCCATCGGCGTGGCCTCCGGAGAACCCGTCGATTTCCCAGCGATTCGCCGGGGTGAGGCGAGGATTCGGACGCTCTATCGCGAGGACGGCTTCCCCGACGTCCGGCTTCGCACCGAGCTTTCTCGAACTGTCGACGGCCTCGTGGTCGCGGTCGGCATCGAGGAAGGAGCTCGCGCTCGCGTCGGTCACATTCGGGTCGTCGGGAACGTCAGGACTCGAGAGTCGGTGGTTCGAAACGAGCTAACCTTCGAGGAGGGCGACCCGGTTCGGATCACCGACTTTCAAGAAAGCCAGAAGAGACTCTACGACCTAGGAATTCTACGTACCGCGGACGTGCGGGTCGAGGCTACCCAGGAAGGCCAGTTGCGGCAGGATGTCATCGTCCAGGTCAACGAGAAGCCCGACCTCGACGTCAATTACGGGATCCGCTACAACGTCCTGACGAGTGAGCAGGCCCTCGACGCCGAGACCGCGTCGAAAGACGGGGGCTTCGAGGGTGTGGTCCGCGTCAACCTCGTCAACCCCGCGGGCTTCGGCAGCAACGCCGGCCTCTCTGTTTTCTTCCAAAAGGACTACCAGCTCTACCGTGGTACGTTCCGGCTCCCGGTGACTTTTGGCGAACGCATCATCACCGAGCTCGTACTCGACACCGAGCGCGAAGAGAATCGCCTCGACATTCCCGGGCTCGACCTCCGTCGCGACCGGGTCACCTTCCAGCAGACGAAGAAGCTCAGAGACTTTCGGTACGACAAGCTCGCGCTCCAGTGGAACGTCTCTTATGCACGCTACCGCGGCCAGACCATCGATCGAGGGACCGGTGCCGTCATCGCCTTCGAGACGAATCGTCCGCGCTTCGGGCTCTCGTTCATCGACGACCGAAGGGACAGCTTCGCCAATCCGACCCGGGGACGTTTCTGGAACGTGACCCTTCAATACACGCCCGAGATATGGGGCTCGGAGGTTTCCTACTACCGTCTGTACGGGCAGTTGTTCTATTACCACCCCATCTGGGGGCGCCTGGTGTGGGCGTCCGGAGTTCGGCTCGGCGTCGCTCCAGGAGAGTTCCCGCTTCTCCTCATCGACGATCGCTTCCAGGCCGGCGGCGCGAGCTCGGTGCGCGGCTTCGAGCAGAACACGCTAGGCCCCTCGGTAACGGTCCCGGAGACGGGCGAGCAAGTCTTCATCGGCGGCCAGGCCGTGGGGGTCTTCAATCAGGAGCTCCGATTCCCGCTCTACCGAAGTCTCCAGGGCGGTGTCTTCTGGGATGTGGGGAACGTCTTCGCCCGGGTGAGCGATTTCCGGATCCCAGACCTCCGTCAAAGCCTGGGCGCCGGCCTCCGCTATGTCCTTTCGGTCGGCGCCATCCGGCTCGATTGGGCGCGCGTCATCGATCCACGCGAGGGCGAATCGGCCTCACGGTTTCATTTCAGCTTCGGCTTCGCGTTCTGAGGGAGGCATGGTTCGTCACGCCGGGAAGTCGCTTCGTCGTCGGAAGTCGTCGCAACGTCATTGTGCACTCCAATCCGTTTAGCTTCCCGCCGGGTGCTTACTTCATCGACGCGATGTAGCCCTTGGTCGTGCGGGTTAGCTCGTCCGCCGACTGGAACATTGCCTTGGCTTTCTGTTGTGTGTCTTCCCGGTTTTTCGTCAGCTTCGCCATCGCGGCATCGCTCATGTCGAGCGCGAAGTAACTGACCTGGTTCTTCAGATCGGTTACGAATGAGCCGTAGAGTCCTCCCGCCTTCAATCCGGCCTCGATGACCTGCCCGTAACGGTCGCGGCTGTCCGTCATGTTGGAGTAGCTGTAACCGCGGAGCTCGGTGTCCTGGATCTTGGTGAGCCCCTTGGACCACTCTGAAAAAAACTTGTCGGCTTCCTTTTGCATGTTCTCCGCGCGTTTCCGAACTTCTTTGACGCGATCCTCAGTTTTCTTGATCTCCTTGTTGAGATCTTTGTACGCCTTCTGCCTGGCCTTGACGCTGTTCTGGGAGAACATCTGATCGTATTTCTTGGCCGTCTTGTCGGTCTGCTTTCGCGCTCTCTCGATCTCCTTGACCATGTCCTCGGCGCGCCCGACGAGGTTCTTGCTGATCTTCTGCGTATTGGCCTGGGCAAGCACCGTCGCGGGGTGAACGAAAACGATCATGCTGAGCGTCAGAAAGATTGCCCAGGCTGTTTGGGTGATCTTCGTAATCATGGAAATACATCCTTGTTAAGGTGCGTACCAGATGGGCGACGTGTAAGCCCGTTCCTGATGCGTCGCTGGCACGCCGTCTGGGAGAGCCACGCCGAAAAACCGAGCGTCGTACGTGGTCCAGCGCGGTGTCGGAATTTCGAGCACACGAACGTAATAGAACGAGCGCTCTTCGGGATCGAACGCTGGGTCTTCCCAGTGCCCCATCAAAAGGGCGTCCCCGACGGTGTTCGTATAGGTAGCCGTCCCGACGTCCACCGTGTTTCCGACCGGAGTCCGGCAGCGACCATCCGCGTCGATGGAGCGACCGTCGGAGACGACGACGTCGAAGACGCGCTCGTGAAGCGCGCCCGCGCGATCTCGCCAGCCCTTCACGACCTGGATGCGATCCAGGTTGGCGCCGTCGGGATCGCGAAGGGCTCGGATCATGAGCTTGGGCGCGGCGCCCGGGGGCGCATCGCTCAGATCACCTCCCATGGGGACGCCACGGGAGTAGCCGGCGTGGGCGAAATCGGGTCGGGTGACTTCCTCGGCCTCGAAATCCCATCCGGCGAACACCCGCACGAGGATGCGCGTCCCTGTCGTGGCGTAGACTTCTTTGCGCTCCATCGCGTCGAAGAGCGCTTCACGGGTGTTGGCCGTGGCCCAGACGCCGGCAAGTCCCGCGGCGAGCGACTGCACGTGACGGATCGTGACGTCGGGGGCCCCCGGCTCCTGGAAATAGCCCGTGATCTTCTCGTCGAATCGCGCCGTATCCGCGGAGGGCTCGGCAGGCGTCGCCTTGCCGAAGAAGTTGTTCTCCTCGGTGGTCGCGAGCGAGGTATGGGTGTCGGTGGAACCGATCATGCCGAATTTGAAGGGGTTTGCACCGAGGCTCTCTTCGTAATCGAGGCCCCGCTTCAACGCCTCACGTGCGTATTCGCGAGGGAGCATGTCCCGCGTCTTGGGCTCGGGCCCGAAGCTTCCCTTGTCCCAGGTGCCGTAGTCGGCCAGCTCGTCGTTCGGCGAGAGGAGTGGATGCGCCTCGCCGTCGCCCTTGATTTGGGTGACCTCGTAGATTGGCTCCCAACGCATACGACGCTCGGCGTAGTCGCGATCGAAAGGTCTCTTCGATATAAGCGTCAGGGTGTCGAACATCAGGCCGTTCGAGAGATTGCCGTTATGGGGAATGGCGAGGACGCGCCCTCCGGTCTTTTCCTCGTAAGCGCCCATCCAACGCCACAGATCCTCCGGATCCGTCGAATCGTAGTTGCTGAAGGGGAGAATCTCGTCCGCGTCCGCCTTGTCGTCCCGAAATACGACGTTGCGGTGAAGGTTGTTGCCATCCGGGCTCGAGGTCCATTCGAACCCGATGAGCGCGGTGAAGACCCCGGGCTCGTTGTAGCGCTCGGCTGACGCCGTGAGCCGCTCCCACATCGTGCGGGTGAGTTTCTCGTTGCCCTTCAGGGGATCGCTGCGCGCACTCATCCCCTCGCCCCAGAGCGCGTAGGCCGCACCGTAGTCACCGCGCTGAACCATTCCGTGAATCTCGCGACCGAAAGCCGTCCTCAAGAGCTCCGGGCTGGATTCGGCG from Vicinamibacteria bacterium includes:
- a CDS encoding BamA/TamA family outer membrane protein, whose product is RRLVEKGYPSAIVEVRTESDEAQRLRLVFDINAGKRTEFVWSGDDPGKDLRRSIERAWDGRVPESFLLPDLARRARAGLAARRYYLARVDARVEESEESRRVVFDVARGPRGERVEILFEGNEVLEQKTLRTILPHPTEPALFLLLERRAELERGIRLRYASEGYLDASIGELAESYDPRTGAFRITVPVEEGAATRVTDVTFDGSTVFDEAKLGAAIGVASGEPVDFPAIRRGEARIRTLYREDGFPDVRLRTELSRTVDGLVVAVGIEEGARARVGHIRVVGNVRTRESVVRNELTFEEGDPVRITDFQESQKRLYDLGILRTADVRVEATQEGQLRQDVIVQVNEKPDLDVNYGIRYNVLTSEQALDAETASKDGGFEGVVRVNLVNPAGFGSNAGLSVFFQKDYQLYRGTFRLPVTFGERIITELVLDTEREENRLDIPGLDLRRDRVTFQQTKKLRDFRYDKLALQWNVSYARYRGQTIDRGTGAVIAFETNRPRFGLSFIDDRRDSFANPTRGRFWNVTLQYTPEIWGSEVSYYRLYGQLFYYHPIWGRLVWASGVRLGVAPGEFPLLLIDDRFQAGGASSVRGFEQNTLGPSVTVPETGEQVFIGGQAVGVFNQELRFPLYRSLQGGVFWDVGNVFARVSDFRIPDLRQSLGAGLRYVLSVGAIRLDWARVIDPREGESASRFHFSFGFAF
- a CDS encoding DUF2959 family protein — its product is MITKITQTAWAIFLTLSMIVFVHPATVLAQANTQKISKNLVGRAEDMVKEIERARKQTDKTAKKYDQMFSQNSVKARQKAYKDLNKEIKKTEDRVKEVRKRAENMQKEADKFFSEWSKGLTKIQDTELRGYSYSNMTDSRDRYGQVIEAGLKAGGLYGSFVTDLKNQVSYFALDMSDAAMAKLTKNREDTQQKAKAMFQSADELTRTTKGYIASMK
- a CDS encoding DUF3604 domain-containing protein; this encodes MTLKSFSTTGLFVSAFCVAMTWGQVNAQELAVTPEDGRREYSPYLDHGYPQRVFWGDTHVHTSYSTDAGMVGNRLGPDEAYRFARGEIVVASGGVRARLQRPLDFLVVADHAENLGLAPLIAESSPELLRTAFGREIHGMVQRGDYGAAYALWGEGMSARSDPLKGNEKLTRTMWERLTASAERYNEPGVFTALIGFEWTSSPDGNNLHRNVVFRDDKADADEILPFSNYDSTDPEDLWRWMGAYEEKTGGRVLAIPHNGNLSNGLMFDTLTLISKRPFDRDYAERRMRWEPIYEVTQIKGDGEAHPLLSPNDELADYGTWDKGSFGPEPKTRDMLPREYAREALKRGLDYEESLGANPFKFGMIGSTDTHTSLATTEENNFFGKATPAEPSADTARFDEKITGYFQEPGAPDVTIRHVQSLAAGLAGVWATANTREALFDAMERKEVYATTGTRILVRVFAGWDFEAEEVTRPDFAHAGYSRGVPMGGDLSDAPPGAAPKLMIRALRDPDGANLDRIQVVKGWRDRAGALHERVFDVVVSDGRSIDADGRCRTPVGNTVDVGTATYTNTVGDALLMGHWEDPAFDPEERSFYYVRVLEIPTPRWTTYDARFFGVALPDGVPATHQERAYTSPIWYAP